Proteins encoded by one window of Antechinus flavipes isolate AdamAnt ecotype Samford, QLD, Australia chromosome 4, AdamAnt_v2, whole genome shotgun sequence:
- the RFFL gene encoding E3 ubiquitin-protein ligase rififylin isoform X5, translated as MWATCCNWFCQDGHSEETQQAQGARTQAYSNPGYSSFPSPTSSEPSCKNCGTHFGSTTRKHTCLDCKKDFCISCSSQVGNGARLCYLCQRFRATAFHREELMKMKVKDLRDYLSLHDISSEMCREKEELVFLVLGQQPVITQEDRTCNTPFPSGLPEHQAFLAQPHTSTAPPTSPNLPPSPAQPTCTPSAQAQENQQANGHVPQDQEEVTCVENVASAPVEDETQSIDSEDNLVPGRRASLSDLVNVEDIEALTVRQLKEILARNFVNYKGCCEKWELMERVTRLYREQKDLQHLVSGTADQNGEPAPSSAEENLCKICMDSPIDCVLLECGHMVTCTKCGKRMNECPICRQYVIRAVHVFRS; from the exons ATGTGGGCAACTTGCTGTAACTGGTTCTGTCAGGATGGACATTCTGAGGAAACTCAGCAGGCCCAGGGAGCCAGAACACAAGCCTATTCCAACCCTGGGTAcagctccttcccttctcctactAGCTCTGAACCTAGCTGCAAGAACTGTGGGACTCACTTTGGAAGCACAACTAGGAAA CACACGTGCTTGGATTGTAAGAAGGATTTCTGCATTTCCTGTTCGAGCCAAGTAGGGAATGGTGCCCGCCTCTGCTATCTCTGCCAGCGTTTCCGCGCCACAGCCTTTCATCGAGAAGAGCTGATGAAAATGAAGGTGAAGGACCTGAGGGACTATCTCAGTCTCCATGACATCTCCTCTGAAATGTGCAGGGAGAAGGAGGAGCTGGTGTTCTTGGTGCTTGGTCAACAGCCGGTGATCACACAGGAAGACAGGACTTGTAATACCCCTTTCCCCTCAGGCCTCCCTGAGCATCAGGCCTTCCTGGCCCAGCCTCATACCAGCACAGCACCTCCTACCTCTCCCAACCTCCCTCCATCACCGGCACAGCCCACGTGCACTCCCTCAGCCCAGGCTCAGGAAAACCAGCAG GCTAATGGCCATGTGCCCCAGGACCAAGAAGAAGTGACATGTGTGGAGAATGTAGCAAGTGCTCCCGTGGAGGATGAAACACAG TCCATCGACTCCGAGGACAACTTGGTGCCGGGACGGAGGGCCTCCCTGTCTGACCTGGTGAATGTGGAGGACATCGAGGCCCTCACTGTGCGGCAGCTCAAGGAGATCTTGGCCCGGAACTTTGTGAACTACAAAGGCTGCTGTGAGAAGTGGGAGCTGATGGAGCGGGTGACCCGGCTGTACAGGGAGCAGAAGGACCTCCAGCATTTGG tATCTGGCACTGCAGATCAAAATG ggGAACCAGCGCCATCTAGTGCAGAGGAAAATCTATGTAAGATCTGCATGGACTCCCCTATCGACTGTGTCCTGTTGGAGTGTGGCCACATGGTCACCTGTACCAAGTGTGGGAAACGGATGAACGAGTGCCCCATCTGCCGCCAGTATGTGATCAGGGCTGTGCACGTCTTCAGATCCTGA
- the RFFL gene encoding E3 ubiquitin-protein ligase rififylin isoform X3, which produces MISSGNGSDVSSCRNWKEFAFCLGDVLKQAKRGFTMWATCCNWFCQDGHSEETQQAQGARTQAYSNPGYSSFPSPTSSEPSCKNCGTHFGSTTRKHTCLDCKKDFCISCSSQVGNGARLCYLCQRFRATAFHREELMKMKVKDLRDYLSLHDISSEMCREKEELVFLVLGQQPVITQEDRTCNTPFPSGLPEHQAFLAQPHTSTAPPTSPNLPPSPAQPTCTPSAQAQENQQANGHVPQDQEEVTCVENVASAPVEDETQSIDSEDNLVPGRRASLSDLVNVEDIEALTVRQLKEILARNFVNYKGCCEKWELMERVTRLYREQKDLQHLVSGTADQNGEPAPSSAEENLCKICMDSPIDCVLLECGHMVTCTKCGKRMNECPICRQYVIRAVHVFRS; this is translated from the exons GTTTTACCATGTGGGCAACTTGCTGTAACTGGTTCTGTCAGGATGGACATTCTGAGGAAACTCAGCAGGCCCAGGGAGCCAGAACACAAGCCTATTCCAACCCTGGGTAcagctccttcccttctcctactAGCTCTGAACCTAGCTGCAAGAACTGTGGGACTCACTTTGGAAGCACAACTAGGAAA CACACGTGCTTGGATTGTAAGAAGGATTTCTGCATTTCCTGTTCGAGCCAAGTAGGGAATGGTGCCCGCCTCTGCTATCTCTGCCAGCGTTTCCGCGCCACAGCCTTTCATCGAGAAGAGCTGATGAAAATGAAGGTGAAGGACCTGAGGGACTATCTCAGTCTCCATGACATCTCCTCTGAAATGTGCAGGGAGAAGGAGGAGCTGGTGTTCTTGGTGCTTGGTCAACAGCCGGTGATCACACAGGAAGACAGGACTTGTAATACCCCTTTCCCCTCAGGCCTCCCTGAGCATCAGGCCTTCCTGGCCCAGCCTCATACCAGCACAGCACCTCCTACCTCTCCCAACCTCCCTCCATCACCGGCACAGCCCACGTGCACTCCCTCAGCCCAGGCTCAGGAAAACCAGCAG GCTAATGGCCATGTGCCCCAGGACCAAGAAGAAGTGACATGTGTGGAGAATGTAGCAAGTGCTCCCGTGGAGGATGAAACACAG TCCATCGACTCCGAGGACAACTTGGTGCCGGGACGGAGGGCCTCCCTGTCTGACCTGGTGAATGTGGAGGACATCGAGGCCCTCACTGTGCGGCAGCTCAAGGAGATCTTGGCCCGGAACTTTGTGAACTACAAAGGCTGCTGTGAGAAGTGGGAGCTGATGGAGCGGGTGACCCGGCTGTACAGGGAGCAGAAGGACCTCCAGCATTTGG tATCTGGCACTGCAGATCAAAATG ggGAACCAGCGCCATCTAGTGCAGAGGAAAATCTATGTAAGATCTGCATGGACTCCCCTATCGACTGTGTCCTGTTGGAGTGTGGCCACATGGTCACCTGTACCAAGTGTGGGAAACGGATGAACGAGTGCCCCATCTGCCGCCAGTATGTGATCAGGGCTGTGCACGTCTTCAGATCCTGA
- the RFFL gene encoding E3 ubiquitin-protein ligase rififylin isoform X4 — MLPITGFTMWATCCNWFCQDGHSEETQQAQGARTQAYSNPGYSSFPSPTSSEPSCKNCGTHFGSTTRKHTCLDCKKDFCISCSSQVGNGARLCYLCQRFRATAFHREELMKMKVKDLRDYLSLHDISSEMCREKEELVFLVLGQQPVITQEDRTCNTPFPSGLPEHQAFLAQPHTSTAPPTSPNLPPSPAQPTCTPSAQAQENQQANGHVPQDQEEVTCVENVASAPVEDETQSIDSEDNLVPGRRASLSDLVNVEDIEALTVRQLKEILARNFVNYKGCCEKWELMERVTRLYREQKDLQHLVSGTADQNGEPAPSSAEENLCKICMDSPIDCVLLECGHMVTCTKCGKRMNECPICRQYVIRAVHVFRS, encoded by the exons GTTTTACCATGTGGGCAACTTGCTGTAACTGGTTCTGTCAGGATGGACATTCTGAGGAAACTCAGCAGGCCCAGGGAGCCAGAACACAAGCCTATTCCAACCCTGGGTAcagctccttcccttctcctactAGCTCTGAACCTAGCTGCAAGAACTGTGGGACTCACTTTGGAAGCACAACTAGGAAA CACACGTGCTTGGATTGTAAGAAGGATTTCTGCATTTCCTGTTCGAGCCAAGTAGGGAATGGTGCCCGCCTCTGCTATCTCTGCCAGCGTTTCCGCGCCACAGCCTTTCATCGAGAAGAGCTGATGAAAATGAAGGTGAAGGACCTGAGGGACTATCTCAGTCTCCATGACATCTCCTCTGAAATGTGCAGGGAGAAGGAGGAGCTGGTGTTCTTGGTGCTTGGTCAACAGCCGGTGATCACACAGGAAGACAGGACTTGTAATACCCCTTTCCCCTCAGGCCTCCCTGAGCATCAGGCCTTCCTGGCCCAGCCTCATACCAGCACAGCACCTCCTACCTCTCCCAACCTCCCTCCATCACCGGCACAGCCCACGTGCACTCCCTCAGCCCAGGCTCAGGAAAACCAGCAG GCTAATGGCCATGTGCCCCAGGACCAAGAAGAAGTGACATGTGTGGAGAATGTAGCAAGTGCTCCCGTGGAGGATGAAACACAG TCCATCGACTCCGAGGACAACTTGGTGCCGGGACGGAGGGCCTCCCTGTCTGACCTGGTGAATGTGGAGGACATCGAGGCCCTCACTGTGCGGCAGCTCAAGGAGATCTTGGCCCGGAACTTTGTGAACTACAAAGGCTGCTGTGAGAAGTGGGAGCTGATGGAGCGGGTGACCCGGCTGTACAGGGAGCAGAAGGACCTCCAGCATTTGG tATCTGGCACTGCAGATCAAAATG ggGAACCAGCGCCATCTAGTGCAGAGGAAAATCTATGTAAGATCTGCATGGACTCCCCTATCGACTGTGTCCTGTTGGAGTGTGGCCACATGGTCACCTGTACCAAGTGTGGGAAACGGATGAACGAGTGCCCCATCTGCCGCCAGTATGTGATCAGGGCTGTGCACGTCTTCAGATCCTGA